GCACATTATACGCTGACATTGTATAGCCATCAGCTTCTGCTTCCGTTGCGAACCAGTTCCAGCCTTTGCGTCCACCAGCACCTGGTTTATTCAAGATGTAAATCGGTTGGCCAAGCATATCCTCATTGCCAGCAACCATAGTGACGATCCGCGCTTGAAAATCAGTAGCGCCTCCTGCCCCGTATGAAACGGCAACACCTATAGGGCGATCCGGATATCCTTCTGCCAGCGCAGCAGTCACGCCAACAGCTAGAGCTGCTACAGAGAGCATTGCTGTTTTTAAAAGTTTTCTCATTATTACTTCCTCCCAATAATCATAGTTTCTCATGGTGAATCATGAGAAATCAGATAAAAATACCTCTTGGCGTCTGAACCTGTAAGGTCAGAGCAAAGAGACCATAAATGACAGCCATAAAGACTGCCGTTATCATAATCCGTTTAAACCAGTCTTTAATGCTGGAAATTGGCACAGGATCATAAAACGAATAAACAGCAAAAAAGACAAGCGTTGAGCTAACATAAAAACCCAGCTCTTTTGCTGCGAAAAACACATAAATCAAGACAATAATAAGGCCCGGCGCTATTTTCAGCATGGTGTCAAAGGATAGCCCCCCACCTACACGAGACATACCCGCACCCGCCCTGATCAAATTCCACAAGGCAAGAATAATAAATGCGACCGATATCACGCGCGGAAACAGAAATGACTCAACCGGTTGTTGGGTAAAACTCAGCCATGTAACAACGGCTGCAAGCAGAAAGACCAGACCAGCTGGAATGATATGCTGAAGGCGAGAGATGGTCATTCCGCGCCCTCCATAGTGACAGCTTGTTTTTGAGTTTGCTTGCCTTGCAGCATATTAGTCCAGAAGGAATAAGCAACTGAGGCAACGACAAGTCCAATTAAAACAATATTGAGGGAACCAGTGAAGAAA
This sequence is a window from Hyphomicrobiales bacterium. Protein-coding genes within it:
- a CDS encoding tripartite tricarboxylate transporter TctB family protein → MTISRLQHIIPAGLVFLLAAVVTWLSFTQQPVESFLFPRVISVAFIILALWNLIRAGAGMSRVGGGLSFDTMLKIAPGLIIVLIYVFFAAKELGFYVSSTLVFFAVYSFYDPVPISSIKDWFKRIMITAVFMAVIYGLFALTLQVQTPRGIFI